A genomic region of Pseudomonas sp. MPC6 contains the following coding sequences:
- a CDS encoding alpha-1,4-glucan--maltose-1-phosphate maltosyltransferase produces the protein MTAEKPTELNYNPHMPLSQALLLPRIAIENTMPTLDGGQFAVKAVAGQDVVVTSKVFADGHDQLAVRVRWRADGDETWQTEVMTSLGNNGWRGQFHVVEQGRYVFCIQAWIDQFASFRYELEKKHLAGVPISLELQEGRNQVQQAAERAEGQLSEDLAALHHELSGLLETEQVALFMHQRSAELMAQADHRAYLSLSPEYPLDVERGLAQFASWYELFPRSITDDPARHGTFNDVHSRLPMIQDMGFDVLYFPPIHPIGRSYRKGPNNSLTAGPNDPGSPYAIGSEEGGHEAIHSELGTREDFRRLVAAAADHGLEIALDFAIQCSQDHPWLKQHPGWFNWRPDGTIKYAENPPKKYQDIVNVDFYATDAIPSLWVELRDIVVGWVEEGVKIFRVDNPHTKPLPFWQWLIADVRALHPEVMFLAEAFTTPAMMARLGKVGYTQSYTYFTWRNTKAELATYLTELNESPWRECYRPNFFVNTPDINPAFLHESGRAGFLIRAALATMGSGLWGMYSGFELCEAAPVPGKEEYLNSEKYEIRPRDFTAPGNIIAEIAQLNRIRRQNPALQTHLGLKVYNAWNDNILYFGKRSADGSNFILVAVSLDPHNVQEANFELPLWEMGLPDDASSQGEDLMSGHRWTWHGKDQFMRIDPAHLPFGIWRFTV, from the coding sequence ATGACTGCTGAAAAACCGACAGAGCTCAACTACAACCCGCATATGCCGCTGTCGCAGGCTTTGCTGCTGCCGCGCATCGCGATCGAAAACACCATGCCGACCCTCGATGGCGGGCAGTTTGCCGTCAAAGCCGTGGCGGGGCAGGACGTGGTGGTGACCAGCAAGGTGTTCGCCGATGGCCACGATCAACTGGCCGTAAGGGTGCGCTGGCGTGCCGATGGCGACGAGACCTGGCAAACCGAGGTCATGACCAGCCTGGGCAATAATGGCTGGCGGGGCCAGTTCCATGTGGTGGAGCAGGGCCGTTACGTCTTTTGTATCCAGGCCTGGATCGATCAGTTTGCCAGCTTCCGCTACGAGCTGGAGAAGAAGCACCTGGCGGGCGTGCCCATCAGCCTCGAGTTGCAGGAAGGCCGCAACCAGGTCCAGCAAGCGGCGGAGCGTGCGGAAGGCCAGTTGAGCGAGGACCTGGCGGCGCTGCACCATGAATTGTCCGGGCTGCTCGAAACCGAGCAGGTCGCGCTGTTCATGCACCAGCGCAGTGCCGAGTTGATGGCCCAGGCCGATCACCGCGCCTATTTGAGTCTCAGCCCCGAATATCCGCTGGACGTCGAGCGCGGATTGGCGCAGTTCGCCAGTTGGTATGAATTGTTTCCACGCTCGATCACCGATGACCCGGCCCGCCACGGCACCTTTAACGATGTGCACTCGCGGCTGCCGATGATCCAGGACATGGGCTTCGACGTGCTGTATTTCCCGCCGATCCACCCGATCGGTCGCAGTTACCGCAAAGGCCCCAACAACTCCCTCACCGCCGGGCCGAACGATCCCGGTAGCCCCTATGCCATTGGCAGCGAAGAGGGCGGGCACGAGGCTATTCACTCGGAGCTGGGCACGCGCGAAGACTTCCGCCGCCTGGTCGCTGCTGCCGCTGACCACGGGTTGGAAATCGCCCTCGATTTCGCCATCCAGTGTTCCCAGGACCATCCGTGGCTCAAACAGCACCCGGGCTGGTTCAACTGGCGGCCGGACGGCACGATCAAGTATGCCGAAAACCCGCCGAAGAAATACCAGGACATTGTCAACGTCGACTTCTATGCCACCGATGCGATTCCCAGTCTCTGGGTTGAGTTGCGCGACATCGTGGTCGGTTGGGTCGAGGAGGGCGTGAAGATCTTTCGCGTCGACAACCCGCACACCAAGCCGCTGCCGTTCTGGCAATGGCTGATCGCCGATGTGCGCGCGTTGCACCCGGAAGTGATGTTCCTCGCCGAAGCCTTTACCACCCCGGCGATGATGGCGCGGCTGGGCAAGGTCGGTTACACCCAGAGCTACACCTACTTCACCTGGCGTAACACCAAGGCCGAGCTGGCGACCTATCTCACCGAACTGAACGAGTCGCCGTGGCGCGAGTGCTATCGGCCGAACTTCTTCGTCAATACGCCCGATATCAACCCGGCGTTCCTGCATGAAAGCGGGCGTGCCGGGTTTCTGATTCGCGCGGCACTGGCGACCATGGGCTCCGGCCTGTGGGGCATGTATTCAGGGTTCGAACTCTGTGAAGCGGCCCCCGTGCCGGGCAAGGAGGAATACCTCAACTCCGAGAAGTATGAAATCCGCCCGCGGGACTTCACCGCACCGGGCAATATCATTGCCGAAATCGCCCAGCTCAACCGGATTCGCCGGCAGAACCCGGCCCTGCAGACGCACCTGGGGCTGAAGGTCTACAACGCCTGGAACGACAACATCCTGTATTTCGGCAAGCGCAGTGCCGACGGCAGCAATTTCATTCTGGTGGCGGTGAGCCTGGATCCGCATAACGTCCAGGAAGCGAATTTCGAATTACCGTTGTGGGAAATGGGATTACCCGACGACGCCAGCAGCCAGGGCGAGGACCTGATGAGCGGGCATCGCTGGACGTGGCACGGCAAGGACCAGTTCATGCGAATCGATCCGGCGCATCTGCCGTTCGGGATCTGGCGCTTCACCGTATAA
- a CDS encoding MgtC/SapB family protein, translated as MNAWWHEVWVTLQEEFADITDASQLTRITVRLLTAAVLGGILGFEREQKGKAAGVRTHMLVALGAALFVLVPQMSGSQADAMSRVVQGVIAGIGFLGAGTILKNQEGDEGHVKGLTTAAGLWMTAAIGVSAGLGREATAVLSTLLALLILGVMPKIVKIFEKDNDRL; from the coding sequence ATGAACGCCTGGTGGCATGAGGTTTGGGTGACCCTGCAAGAGGAGTTCGCCGACATCACGGATGCGTCACAGCTGACCCGCATCACCGTGCGCTTGTTGACGGCTGCGGTGCTGGGCGGGATTCTCGGTTTCGAACGCGAGCAGAAGGGCAAGGCCGCCGGGGTGCGCACCCACATGCTGGTGGCGCTGGGGGCGGCGCTGTTTGTGCTGGTGCCGCAAATGTCCGGCTCCCAGGCCGACGCCATGAGCCGGGTCGTGCAGGGCGTGATCGCCGGGATCGGCTTTCTTGGCGCCGGAACCATCCTGAAAAACCAGGAGGGCGATGAAGGCCACGTCAAAGGCCTGACCACCGCCGCCGGCTTGTGGATGACCGCGGCCATCGGCGTTTCAGCCGGGTTGGGGCGCGAGGCGACAGCGGTGCTCAGTACGTTGCTGGCGCTGCTGATCCTGGGGGTGATGCCCAAGATCGTGAAGATCTTCGAGAAGGACAACGATCGTCTGTAG
- a CDS encoding DUF3203 family protein encodes MTVRIENQTCFFTTENGEEIRLCPDVTIITDPEKAMSAVDINGQHIYITETEADALTVAGAVDGRRHLKATDSDSVI; translated from the coding sequence ATGACGGTACGCATCGAAAACCAGACCTGCTTCTTTACCACCGAGAACGGCGAAGAAATTCGTCTGTGTCCCGACGTCACCATCATTACTGACCCTGAAAAGGCCATGTCGGCGGTGGACATCAATGGTCAGCACATCTACATCACCGAAACGGAAGCCGATGCATTGACCGTAGCAGGTGCCGTGGACGGTCGCCGGCATTTGAAGGCCACCGACAGTGATTCGGTGATTTGA
- the ccoG gene encoding cytochrome c oxidase accessory protein CcoG — MSDRIPVRTLESVPPVQSFESSRPQMKAKSSDNLIHTRSFTGLFRTLRMSGAGFLFLLFFGTVWLNWGGRQAVLWDLSESKFHIFGATFWPQDFILLSALLIIAAFGLFAITVFAGRVWCGYTCPQSSWTWIFMWCEKITEGERNQRIKLQAAPWGLNKLIRRSIKHTLWLAISLLTGLTFVGYFTPIRPLAEELLTLQMGGVSLFWVVFFTGATYINAGWLREAVCMHMCPYARFQSVMFDKDTLTISYDVARGEHRGPRKREVVPATVGLGDCIDCQLCVQVCPTGIDIRDGLQMECIGCAACIDACDSIMEKMGYARGLISYTSEHELQGGKTRLLRPRLIGYTAVLLVMIGALALALVERPMVSLDVSKDRGLFRENSQGQIENIYSLKVINKTQQRQDYRVTLVDGDGFQLQGKTELSLAPGEIVDVPVSVAMMSERPSSGSQSISFKIVDRDEPDIYSVAKSRFVAPMNR; from the coding sequence ATGAGCGATAGAATCCCCGTCCGAACCCTGGAAAGTGTCCCGCCCGTACAAAGCTTCGAGTCTTCGCGTCCACAGATGAAGGCCAAGTCCAGCGATAACCTGATCCACACCCGCAGTTTCACCGGCCTGTTCCGTACACTGCGCATGAGCGGCGCCGGGTTTCTGTTCCTGCTGTTCTTCGGCACCGTGTGGTTGAACTGGGGCGGCCGCCAGGCGGTGCTCTGGGACTTGTCCGAAAGCAAATTCCACATCTTTGGCGCGACCTTCTGGCCGCAGGATTTCATCCTGCTCTCGGCGTTGCTGATCATCGCCGCTTTCGGCTTGTTTGCAATCACCGTGTTCGCCGGGCGGGTCTGGTGCGGCTACACCTGCCCCCAGAGCTCCTGGACCTGGATCTTCATGTGGTGCGAGAAGATCACCGAGGGCGAACGCAACCAGCGCATCAAGCTGCAAGCCGCGCCCTGGGGCCTGAACAAACTGATCCGGCGCTCGATCAAGCACACCCTGTGGCTGGCCATCAGCCTGTTGACCGGCCTGACCTTTGTCGGTTACTTCACGCCAATCCGGCCGCTGGCCGAAGAATTGCTGACTTTGCAAATGGGCGGCGTCAGCCTGTTCTGGGTGGTGTTTTTCACCGGTGCCACTTACATCAACGCCGGCTGGCTGCGCGAGGCGGTGTGCATGCACATGTGCCCGTATGCCCGGTTCCAGAGCGTGATGTTCGACAAAGACACCCTGACCATTTCCTATGACGTCGCCCGTGGCGAACACCGGGGCCCGCGCAAACGCGAGGTGGTACCGGCTACAGTCGGACTCGGCGATTGCATCGACTGCCAGCTCTGCGTGCAGGTCTGCCCCACCGGCATCGACATCCGCGACGGTTTACAGATGGAGTGCATCGGTTGCGCCGCGTGCATCGACGCCTGCGATTCGATCATGGAAAAGATGGGCTATGCCCGTGGGCTGATCAGCTATACCTCGGAGCATGAGTTGCAGGGTGGCAAGACCCGGCTGCTGCGGCCACGGCTGATCGGTTATACCGCGGTGCTGCTGGTGATGATCGGCGCCCTCGCCCTGGCGCTGGTGGAACGGCCGATGGTCTCGCTGGACGTGAGCAAGGACCGCGGCCTGTTTCGCGAGAACAGTCAGGGCCAGATTGAAAACATCTATAGCCTGAAGGTCATCAACAAGACCCAGCAACGGCAGGACTACCGGGTGACCCTGGTCGATGGCGACGGCTTCCAGCTCCAGGGCAAGACCGAGCTGAGCCTGGCGCCTGGCGAGATAGTCGATGTGCCGGTGTCGGTGGCGATGATGAGCGAACGGCCGAGCAGCGGGTCGCAGAGCATCAGCTTCAAGATTGTCGATCGTGACGAGCCCGATATTTATAGCGTGGCCAAGAGCCGGTTTGTTGCGCCGATGAACCGTTGA
- the mapR gene encoding GntR family transcriptional regulator MpaR (MapR regulates genes involved in Pseudomonas quinolone signal (PQS) production and anthranilate metabolism), producing the protein MKRYEKFADDIAELIRSGVLGPGQRVPSVRYASQTYGVSPSTVFQAYYLLERRGLIRARPRSGYFVNAHAPSPFSEPVISSQVNESTEVDVSELVFSVLDSIKDPNTVPFGSAFPSPALFPLQRLSRSLASAARDMDPRMVVTDMSPGNPQLRRQIALRYMVGGLMLPIEELLITNGALEALNLCLQAVTEPGDLVAIEAPAFYACLQVLERLKLKAVEIPVHPRDGIDLGVLAQTLERHPIKACWCMTSFQNPMGATMPEAKKRELVELLRSHQVPLIEDDVYAELYYGQQAPKPAKAFDTEGLVMHCGSFAKSLAPGYRIGWVAAGRFAQKIERLKLMTSLCASMPAQAAIADYLQHGGYDRHLRKLRYALEEQQSAMLAAIARYFPAQTRVSQPAGGYFLWLELPAQMDSLKLFQMALAQGISIAPGPIFSPTQRFRNCIRLNYGSPWDEAAEQAMETLGRIVRSF; encoded by the coding sequence ATGAAACGCTACGAAAAATTCGCCGATGACATCGCTGAACTGATCCGCTCCGGCGTTCTCGGCCCCGGCCAGCGTGTGCCTTCGGTGCGCTACGCCAGCCAGACCTACGGCGTCAGCCCGTCCACGGTGTTCCAGGCCTATTACCTGCTCGAGCGCCGCGGGTTGATCCGCGCCCGGCCGCGTTCCGGCTACTTCGTCAACGCCCATGCACCGAGCCCGTTTTCCGAGCCGGTGATCAGCAGTCAGGTCAACGAATCCACCGAAGTCGACGTCAGCGAACTGGTGTTCTCGGTCCTCGACTCGATCAAGGACCCGAACACCGTGCCCTTCGGCTCGGCCTTCCCCAGCCCTGCCCTGTTCCCGTTGCAACGGCTGTCGCGCTCCCTGGCCAGTGCCGCCCGGGACATGGACCCGCGCATGGTGGTCACCGACATGTCGCCGGGCAACCCGCAACTGCGTCGACAAATCGCCCTGCGCTACATGGTCGGCGGGCTGATGCTGCCCATCGAAGAGCTGCTGATCACCAACGGCGCGCTGGAAGCCCTGAACCTGTGCCTGCAAGCCGTCACCGAACCTGGCGACCTGGTGGCCATTGAAGCGCCAGCGTTCTACGCCTGCCTGCAAGTGCTGGAACGCTTGAAGCTCAAAGCCGTGGAAATCCCCGTGCACCCGCGCGACGGCATCGACCTTGGCGTGCTCGCGCAAACCCTGGAGCGCCACCCGATCAAGGCTTGCTGGTGCATGACCAGTTTTCAGAACCCCATGGGCGCGACCATGCCCGAAGCCAAAAAACGCGAACTGGTGGAGTTGTTGCGCAGCCATCAGGTGCCGCTGATCGAAGACGACGTCTATGCCGAGCTCTATTACGGTCAACAGGCGCCGAAACCGGCCAAGGCCTTCGACACCGAGGGGCTGGTGATGCACTGCGGTTCATTCGCCAAGAGCCTGGCCCCCGGCTACCGCATCGGCTGGGTCGCTGCCGGGCGTTTTGCGCAAAAGATCGAACGGCTGAAACTCATGACCTCGCTCTGCGCCTCGATGCCGGCCCAGGCGGCCATTGCCGACTACCTGCAGCATGGCGGTTACGACCGGCATTTGCGCAAATTGCGTTACGCACTGGAAGAGCAGCAGAGCGCGATGCTGGCGGCCATCGCTCGCTATTTCCCGGCGCAGACACGGGTCAGCCAGCCGGCGGGCGGGTACTTTTTGTGGCTGGAGTTGCCGGCGCAGATGGATTCGTTGAAGTTGTTTCAGATGGCCTTGGCGCAGGGGATCAGCATTGCGCCGGGACCGATCTTTTCACCGACCCAACGTTTCAGGAATTGTATCCGGTTGAATTATGGCAGCCCGTGGGATGAGGCTGCGGAGCAGGCGATGGAGACGTTGGGCAGGATTGTCAGGTCCTTTTAA
- a CDS encoding SDR family oxidoreductase yields the protein MDKVIVITGGSRGIGAATALLAAEQGYRICINYQADEEAAQTVLEQVRALGAQAIAVRADVSIEDEVIALFQRVDSELGRVTALVNNAGTVGHKSRVEEMSEFRILKTLKTNVLAPILCAKHALLRMSPRHGGQGGSIVNVSSVASRLGSPNEYVDYAASKGALDSFTIGLSKEVAGEGIRVNAVRPGFIYTDFHALSGDPDRVSKLESAIPMARGGRPDEVAEAIVWLLSDKASYATGTFVDLGGGR from the coding sequence ATGGATAAAGTCATCGTCATCACCGGCGGCAGCCGCGGCATCGGTGCCGCCACCGCCTTGTTGGCCGCCGAACAGGGCTATCGGATCTGCATCAACTATCAGGCCGACGAAGAAGCCGCCCAGACGGTGCTCGAGCAAGTCCGCGCCCTGGGCGCGCAAGCCATCGCGGTTCGCGCCGACGTCAGTATCGAAGACGAGGTGATCGCCCTGTTCCAGCGGGTGGACAGCGAACTGGGCAGGGTCACGGCCCTGGTCAACAACGCAGGCACCGTCGGGCACAAGTCCCGGGTCGAGGAAATGTCGGAATTTCGCATCCTCAAAACCCTCAAGACCAACGTCCTGGCGCCGATCCTCTGCGCCAAGCATGCGCTCCTGCGCATGTCGCCCAGGCACGGCGGGCAGGGCGGCAGTATCGTCAACGTGTCCTCGGTCGCCTCGCGCCTGGGATCACCCAACGAGTACGTGGACTACGCGGCGTCGAAAGGCGCGCTGGACAGCTTCACCATCGGCCTGTCGAAGGAAGTGGCGGGCGAAGGTATTCGTGTCAACGCCGTGCGACCGGGGTTCATCTATACCGACTTTCATGCGCTGAGCGGCGATCCGGACCGGGTCAGCAAGCTGGAATCGGCGATCCCCATGGCGCGGGGCGGGCGGCCGGATGAAGTGGCGGAGGCGATTGTCTGGTTGTTGTCGGATAAGGCGTCGTATGCGACGGGGACTTTCGTTGATCTGGGTGGTGGCCGGTAA